In Xyrauchen texanus isolate HMW12.3.18 chromosome 45, RBS_HiC_50CHRs, whole genome shotgun sequence, a single window of DNA contains:
- the LOC127637741 gene encoding fish-egg lectin-like, whose protein sequence is MKAYQCILLLCSCQFLYTLAIECEVLSGTLKQIDAGIGLVGGVNDANEVFLLIGNSFLRINASLKHFSIGPAGELGVNSANIVFKFQSGNFVQISAIFKQVDAGGDQMIAGVSPLDEVFCLNKEANNNGPRSNFILTKLPGKLKYYSCGPYSCWGVNPSSNVLLLKNVTGNNCLGSGIFNVINGTLSMVEVGTDGSVYGVDTLGNLLQRNNVSSINPAGSSWTSIVVCPNGHKHVSFDLGRLWVVCSDGSIRRCI, encoded by the exons ATGAAAGCTTATCAGTGCATCCTGCTACTTTGTAGCTGCCAGTTCCTCTACACTCTGG CTATAGAGTGTGAAGTGTTAAGTGGTACGCTGAAGCAGATAGATGCTGGGATAGGCTTAGTGGGCGGAGTGAACGATGCAAATGAAGTTTTCCTACTGATTGGGAACAGTTTTCTAAGGATAAATGCATCCTTGAAGCACTTCAGCATTGGACCTGCTGGAGAGCTCGGTGTGAATTCAGCGAACATTGTTTTCAAGTTTCAGAGTGGTAACTTTGTGCAGATTTCAG CCATTTTCAAACAGGTGGATGCAGGAGGTGACCAAATGATTGCAGGTGTTTCTCCTTTGGATGAGGTCTTCTGCTTAAATAAGGAAGCTAACAACAATGGGCCGagaagcaatttcattttgacaaAACTTCCAGGAAAGTTGAAGTACTACAGCTGTGGCCCATACAGCTGTTGGGGAGTGAACCCTTCTAGCAATGTCCTCCTCTTAAAG AATGTTACAGGGAATAACTGTTTAGGGTCTGGTATCTTTAATGTAATAAATGGAACCCTGTCCATGGTTGAAGTTGGAACTGATGGCAGTGTCTATGGGGTTGACACTCTGGGGAATCTATTGCAAAG AAATAACGTCTCATCAATCAATCCTGCTGGCTCAAGCTGGACATCAATTGTTGTATGTCCAAATGGCCATAAACATGTGAGCTTTGATCTGGGGAGGCTGTGGGTCGTCTGTAGTGATGGATCCATCAGGAGATGCATTTGA